Proteins found in one Oncorhynchus mykiss isolate Arlee chromosome 17, USDA_OmykA_1.1, whole genome shotgun sequence genomic segment:
- the LOC110494193 gene encoding nck-associated protein 5-like isoform X2 has protein sequence MESEETELRDCDEAFESEEGDVEPYLEEPASSRELLERLRELEADNSVLALANESQREAYERCLDEVANHVVQALLSQKDLREECIKLKMRVFDLERQNRTLTELFAQKLHPQESSLQQLQVVSVPEHSTEPLTMDSDKLLVSQSQRELKSNGDHTQNGTASLAPAPATSIEALSPFFKKKAHILEVLRKLEESDPLKFHPSSCLSPHHDLGQALVSMERDQMSLMSSVGLPSSQHLVAHPSSRCHFSGSDSDNHDYTNREGALQEDHALHKQHQHRDCHSCQMLSQKSSLDSLLKCAQVHGAAHPGRVESLNGQAWADDQGALAQSTGLPQAAALPHLFSTGSTSQCYMHKTAVDSLEQHPELLVSSDPISSLIQANLNGMLRKETRNFQRHKDRHPFGKPLPPAEVQPSHSEDVKHTSLTQNRDSPEECCYLEEEAASVAHNVNNSLHTPTSHTDPVATETDPGYQEDQEVSEQVCNGLYFSSNETSVCKKVAVELYSPAPVPERTSSAQALPPSGKSKLALSPTFSTGLGEVKPSPVSSPSRLLKFLKIPTGMNQAQPGNPLRLSPQLTRSSKIPCRNNNNYEVYHSPVLTRKATTTEREKQLSSSPYTATHSAPTSPPKPEDSAGPPPTVKEIAFSSHFAPKPSHSTKAAPSSSSSHTQRGSQKVAHYEKVCTSDGTPQYLPYTQPEGLVDKQQQEENLLSHPSSQHPDSSPEPDDQETDQDTDQDTDQDTDQGTDQGTDSESPVWHKPHQHFSLPSSSSAAASKAHSSRPSYSSMRDRHQEHRATLEPSQPICEPPQPTQSAARQGDRSPGSSTPKRLVQGKPQSESSHHPFKERLAALGKLKSTENLPVGAQPMDKKDAQSNVGKPPTNNIEKSKTAERQGERTGTEQHRHQKYTDSLEGKQYPKTSLCSHPRVPGPIHESGAKSSATPSSIPKAEQESSFSPRIYVAKADGPKIKMGTLSSNTETSSVVRSYGKCPITRSHHSKTTPSPQNSPTKVSSKSPSKVGQASSYPRGVRPAHEDRALAQRHLPRLEDKSKLLASKKKTFVHAESFPPPPPLPPRSSTEAIMKNDKKQYSSGPPVPQSAIEQKVMRGIEENMLKLQEQDRGQLVEPKQKASNGIASWFGLRKSKLPALSRKPEVSKLKNNMSPSPSSSSASGGGAKDFKSGGPRKVVESLNISMLMEKAEDLRKALEEERAYVNGVGMDRSGRGHSCEVVMDQAQGQLSLMYRGVTADNFMQQLLNSPSTSCSGNRVDERGAIPTTFGMAHRRLSFDSKRSRPIFGHQRDGISHTKSRDEMDQASDMIGKDEVTSDESLAESISSQHITGSGASMRTLDSGIGTFPMPDYTSNAAGKSITKGKLQGEQGFSGSQGKHGAKMKVSRKAHTLERELSSLDEVNPSILYGSGLEGKGPNMHLSSTIHEDIDAYGAHMQNPPTKDWTFPNLKDSAGVSDVYLDVQGDPGSQRTPSRRGPLAADPCSLPLPPQTGLRTRGKGRMPSAPEVGKDGGLELVKERPEDIMSPRETPESLSDSLYDSLSSCGSQG, from the exons GCTGATAATTCAGTCCTGGCCCTTGCGaatgagagccagagagaggcgTATGAAAGGTGTCTGGATGAG GTTGCCAACCACGTGGTACAGGCCCTTCTGAGTCAAAAG gACCTGCGGGAGGAGTGTATTAAGTTGAAGATGCGTGTGTTTGACctggagagacagaacagaactCTGACTGAGCTCTTTGCCCAGAAACTACACCCCCAGGAAAGCTCTCTGCAACAG TTGCAGGTGGTGTCTGTCCCAGAGCACAGCACAGAGCCCCTGACCATGGACAGTGACAAGCTGCTGGTGTCCCAGAGCCAAAGGGAACTCAAG AGCAATGGGGACCACACACAGAACGGAACAGCCAGCTTGGCCCCGGCCCCTGCCACCTCCATAGAGGCCCTGTCTCCGTTCTTCAAAAAGAAAGCACACATCCTGGAAGTATTGCGCAAGCTGGAGGAGTCGGACCCCCTCAAGTTCCACCCCTCCTCCTGCCTGTCCCCACACCACGACCTGGGTCAGGCGCTGGTTTCCATGGAAAGAGACCAGATGTCCCTGATGTCCTCTGTTGGGTTACCCTCTTCTCAGCACCTGGTAGCACATCCCTCGTCACGCTGCCACTTCTCCGGCTCAGACTCGGACAACCATGATTATACCAACAGAGAAGGGGCTCTCCAGGAGGACCATGCCCTGCACAAACAGCACCAGCACAGGGACTGCCATTCCTGCCAAATGCTCTCCCAGAAGAGTAGCCTGGACAGCCTGCTGAAGTGTGCCCAGGTCCACGGCGCCGCACACCCGGGCAGAGTGGAGAGCCTCAACGGGCAGGCCTGGGCAGACGACCAGGGGGCGTTGGCACAGAGCACAGGCCTTCCCCAGGCAGCAGCTCTCCCCCACCTCTTCTCTACTGGCAGCACAAGCCAGTGCTACATGCACAAAACAGCAGTGGACTCTCTAGAGCAGCATCCAGAACTTCTGGTTTCTTCTGATCCAATCTCCTCGCTAATCCAAGCCAACCTCAACGGGATGCTACGGAAGGAGACCAGGAACTTTCAAAGACACAAAGACAGGCATCCGTTTGGCAAACCGCTGCCTCCGGCTGAGGTGCAACCCTCTCACAGTGAGGATGTGAAGCACACATCGCTGACCCAAAACCGGGACAGTCCAGAGGAGTGCTGCTACCTGGAAGAAGAGGCTGCATCAGTGGCACACAATGTGAACAACAGCCTGCACACCCCTACCTCACATACAGACCCTGTTGCCACGGAGACAGACCCAGGGTATCAAGAAGATCAGGAAGTGAGCGAGCAGGTCTGCAACGGGCTCTACTTCTCCTCCAATGAGACGTCTGTCTGCAAGAAGGTGGCGGTGGAGTTGTACTCTCCAGCCCCGGTTCCCGAGAGGACCAGCTCAGCTCAGGCCCTGCCTCCCTCTGGCAAGAGCAAGCTTGCACTCAGCCCCACCTTTTCCACAGGCCTAGGTGAAGTCAAGCCCTCCCCCGTTTCCTCCCCGTCCCGGCTGCTCAAGTTCCTGAAGATCCCGACGGGGATGAACCAGGCACAACCAGGCAACCCCCTCCGTCTAAGTCCCCAGCTCACCCGCAGCTCCAAGATCCCCTGCAGGAACAACAACAACTATGAGGTGTACCACTCACCTGTCCTGACCCGCAAAGCTACCACCACGGAGAGGGAGAAGCAGCTGTCCTCATCCCCCTACACTGCCACACACTCTGCCCCCACCTCGCCACCCAAGCCAGAGGACAGTGCGGGCCCCCCTCCCACAGTCAAGGAGATAGCGTTCAGCAGCCACTTTGCGCCCAAACCCAGCCACAGTACAAAGgcagccccctcctcctcctcttctcacacACAAAGGGGCTCTCAGAAGGTGGCTCACTACGAGAAAGTCTGCACGTCAGATGGGACGCCCCAGTACCTCCCTTACACCCAACCTGAGGGGCTTGTAGacaagcagcagcaggaggagaacCTCCTCAGCCACCCATCTTCACAGCACCCTGACTCATCCCCAGAACCAGATGACCAGGAAACTGACCAGGACACTGACCAGGACACTGACCAGGACACTGACCAGGGCACTGACCAGGGCACTGACTCAGAAAGCCCTGTCTGGCACAAACCCCACCAACACTTCAGCCTACCCTCCTCGTCCTCCGCCGCTGCTAGTAAAGCACACAGTAGTCGCCCCAGCTACTCCAGCATGAGGGACAGGCACCAGGAGCACCGTGCAACTCTGGAGCCCAGTCAGCCAATCTGTGAACCCCCCCAGCCAACCCAGTCTGCAGCCAGGCAAGGTGACCGGTCGCCTGGGTCTTCCACCCCCAAGAGGCTGGTGCAGGGAAAACCCCAGAGTGAGTCCAGTCACCACCCATTCAAAGAGCGCCTGGCTGCTCTGGGGAAACTGAAGAGCACAGAGAACCTGCCAGTAGGCGCACAGCCCATGGACAAGAAGGATGCACAAAGTAACGTGGGTAAACCCCCCACCAACAATATTGAGAAAAGCAAGACTGCTGAAAGGCAAGGCGAGAGAACTGGGACAGAGCAGCACAGACATCAGAAATACACTGATTCCCTTGAAGGGAAGCAATACCCCAAAACCAGCCTCTGCAGTCACCCCAGGGTGCCAGGTCCAATACATGAATCAGGCGCCAAATCATCAGCTACCCCATCATCCATACCCAAGGCAGAGCAGGAGTCATCATTCTCTCCCCGGATATATGTAGCGAAAGCAGATGGTCCAAAGATCAAGATGGGCACATTATCCTCCAATACAGAGACCTCTTCCGTGGTGAGGAGCTATGGGAAGTGCCCCATCACCCGGAGCCACCACAGTAAAACTACCCCTAGCCCTCAAAACAGCCCCACTAAAGTTTCCTCAAAGTCCCCTTCAAAGGTCGGCCAGGCTTCCTCTTACCCCCGAGGGGTCAGGCCTGCTCACGAGGACCGCGCCCTGGCTCAGAGACACCTGCCCAGGCTGGAGGACAAAAGCAAACTCCTGGCCAGCAAGAAGAAGACCTTCGTCCATGCAGAGAGCttcccgcctcctcctcctctgccaccGCGGTCGTCTACTGAAGCCATCATGAAAAACGACAAGAAGCAGTACTCGTCCGGCCCACCAGTGCCCCAGTCGGCCATCGAGCAGAAAGTAATGCGTGGCATCGAGGAGAACATGCTTAAGCTGCAGGAGCAGGACCGGGGCCAGTTGGTTGAGCCCAAGCAAAAGGCTTCCAACGGCATCGCCAGCTGGTTCGGCCTGAGGAAGAGCAAGCTCCCCGCCCTCAGCCGTAAACCAGAAGTGTCCAAGCTCAAGAACAATATGTCACCCTCTCCTTCGTCGTCCTCTGCCTCCGGCGGAGGAGCTAAGGACTTTAAGTCAGGTGGGCCCCGGAAGGTGGTGGAGAGCCTGAACATCTCCATGCTGATGGAGAAGGCAGAGGACCTGCGGAAGGCATTGGAGGAGGAGCGGGCATATGTGAACGGGGTCGGGATGGACCGCTCCGGCAGGGGTCACTCCTGTGAGGTGGTGATGGACCAGGCCCAGGGCCAACTGTCACTCATGTACAGAGGAGTGACCGCAGACAACTTCATGCAGCAGCTCCTCAACAG TCCCTCGACGTCTTGTTCTGGAAACAGGGTGGACGAGAGGGGAGCTATACCTACCACCTTTGGAATGGCACACAGACGCCTCTCCTTTGACTCGAAGAGGTCGCGGCCCATCTTCGGTCACCAGAGGGATGGGATCAGCCACACAAAGAGCAGGGATGAGATGGACCAG gcttctgatATGATTGGCAAGGATGAGGTCACATCAGACGAGAGCTTGGCAGAGTCCATTAGTTCCCAGCACATTACAG GTTCTGGTGCATCCATGCGTACCCTCGACAGTGGCATCGGCACATTCCCCATGCCAGACTATACCAGTAATGCAGCAGGGAAGAGCATCACTAAGGGGAAGCTACAGGGAGAGCAAGGGTTTTCAGGCTCCCAGGGGAAACATGGGGCCAAGATGAAAGTTTCGCGGAAAGCCCATACGCTGGAGAGAGAGCTGTCATCTCTGGATGAAGTCAACCCATCTATCCTGTATGGCTCAGGACTGGAGGGAAAAGGTCCCAACATGCACCTGTCCAGCACCATCCATGAGG ACATTGATGCCTACGGGGCTCATATGCAAAATCCCCCAACCAAGGACTGGACCTTTCCCAACCTGAAAGACTCTGCAGGAGTCAGTGATGTTTACCTGGATGTGCAGGGAGACCCGGGCAGCCAGAGGACCCCCTCCAGAAGG GGCCCCCTGGCTGCTGACCCATGCAGCCTCCCCCTGCCACCCCAGACGGGGCTCAGGACACGGGGTAAGGGGAGGATGCCCAGTGCCCCAGAGGTAGGGAAGGACGGAGGGCTGGAGCTGGTGAAGGAGAGACCAGAAGATATCATGTCCCCGAGAGAGACGCCCGAATCCCTCAGTGACTCCCTCTACGACAGCCTGTCCTCCTGTGGCAGCCAGGGCTGA